From Desulfovibrio porci:
TCGCGCCGCTGGAGGCGTGAAACGTCCCGTGCTGTGATTGTATTCACGGCAGGCAATACTTTTTTTACTGAAGAGGTCTGCCACATCCCGGGCAAACTGACGCAAATTGTTGGCGCCGGGATGCAGATGTGTAAAAGCCTGCCACATCACACCGTAGCGATCCCATTGGTGGTAGTCATCACCACTGATATGCGTGATGCTTTCCTTGCCGAACATTCCGGCCAGTGTCCGGGCCAACCGGTCCTTGCCGGTGCCTGAATCCCCTGCCACCGCAATGCCCATGGGATTTCGCCATGCGATATATGCCTTGTTGCGGTACACGTTCTCACGCAACATACTGAGATAAACCACCGAACCCAGGAAAACCAGAAGGCTTATCCAGATAGAATGCGCCTGTACAGGCATGCTCCGCACGAGATCCGGAAAAAAATCGCGTAATGATATTCCTAGCACGGGTATGCTTGGTCCTGGCCAGAACAATATCTGCGTCAGCGACACGCTGACGCTGAACAGGAGAAGAAGATTCCTCTGTCTGGCGTTGGCCGCCTTGATCTGAAAAATGGTAATAAAAGGCACAAGCCATAAATACCAGCCTGGCGGTGCGGCCGTCGAAAAAACGAGCAGAAAAAAAGACAATCCCAGGATGGTGCAAAACAGATCGAAGGACATGCGCCGGATACGCCATGCGAAATACAGCCCCAAGCCATACATGATCGGCGTGAGGTATAGTGTCAGCGCACCCATCTGCAGGTGCAGATCAAATACGCGAAGCATTTCCGGAGTTCCGAGCACCATCAGCCTGTAACCGGGAGAAAACAACGGCGGCGCCAAAAAAATCAAACTTCCGGCAACGAACCCTTTTAAAAAACTTTTCCCGAATTCTCTCAACCGGGGGGTAAGGAAGAGATAAATAAGAAAAAACGGCAGCACCACAGCCATGCTCAGCTTGGCCGAGCAGGCAACGGCAAGCAGAACGCCGGAAAGCGCGGATCTGCGCTGGCGCAATGCCAGCAAGGCGCTGAACAGAAAGCAGACGGGAATGGTATCCAATTGTCCGACCCAGTATACGCCGGCAAACACGATGGGGGAAACCCAGTATGTCCGCAAAATTTGTTCATATTTACCCGGCAGCAGTCGGCAAAGGAGGTAAAGGAGCCACAGGTCGGCAAGTATCAACGTAAGAGATATTCCGAAGCCGAACATGGGGCGGGAAAGAATGTGCGCAATGGCGTAGTCGGCAAACGTACAGGGCAGCAAAGCCGCCAGCATGGATATCCCGTAAGGGAAGGCCGCACTGTTTTGAAAGACGTAATCCCAAGGCACTATACTGGGATGTTGCCAGAAAGCCGCCATGAACGGCGTGAACCAGTCTGTTTGCGGCGCGGGCGCCAGAAAGAGCGCCAGAAAAATTTTGGCCGCGCCTCCCCATAGGAATAATGGTTTCTGCAGGTATTCCCTCAGCTCCAAAGCTTGGGCTCCTTGGTGCAGACCGCATGGAACGGAATGTCTTCTTTTTGAAGCAATTGCCGCATCAGGGGAACTTCTGAAGCCGCATGCCGTCCCTGCAACTCGGGCGAAACAATGCATAGCTTGAAGCCCGCATCCATCAGGCGGGCCGCTGACGCATGCGCAAGGGGAAATCTGGTAAAACAGTCCACCCATATCCAGTCCACTTTCCCGGCCAGCGACATGGCGGTTTCAATGGACTCGAATTCGGAAACCCTGACGGCGCAACGTTTTTCTCCGGTTCCTGCCGTTTTCACCAGGAAAGGGAAGGACTGATCCAGAAAGAAAAAATCGGTTATGCCGTGCTTGCGCATCAGATCAAGAACGCGATCTTCCAATCCCTCTTCTTTCACGTTGAGGATAAGCGTCTTATGATGAAATGACTGAAGCCAGTCGTCAAAAAGCGGCCCTTTGACAAAAGGTTCGTGATGGGTCACCAGAGCGTCGCCGAAGCTTCGTATGTCCACCTCAATGCCATAGCCATGCTCGGTTGCTTCCAATTCGGCGACAGTATTCCGCCGATGACGGATAATAATCATAAGTGTTGCCTCCGGCGCAATTTCAAGCTGAAATCAATGGTGCGTCTGATGAATTTAAGTTTCGCCTTCCAGTTTATGTTCCAGCTGGAATGGCCATGCAGCCTGTTTGTGAATTCTACCGGAAAACGGCGGACGGCATAGCCCATCTTATGGGCCGCAACAAGAGCATAGAGATCAAGCGAAAAGTCATGCGGCGGATTTTTCCAGCTTTTGAATAAATTCCGATGAAACAAATTGGGTTGAGCGTTGATGTCCCACAAAGGACACATGAACAATACACTTTCGAAGATACCCATCCCCGCTGTAAAAATTCTGTCTCCCAGCGGACGGCCTTGCCGCAGACCCTTGAAAAATACCCGCTCGGGACGGCGCTCTGCGCTCAATAACGAAAGAGCGCGCACTATATCAGCCGGGTCGGTTTGCAGGTCCGCATGTGTCCAGCCCAAATAGCGGCCTCTGGCCTCCCGCAATCCACAAAGGATGCCAAATCCGTATCCCTGATTTTTTTCAACGCGCACTGTTCGGATGTGTTTGTGCGATGCCGCCGCGTCAATAAAAAGCCCTGATGTGCCATCCGTTGAACCATTGTCGACAATGAGAAATTCCAGGTCTGAAGACTGTTCTTGCAGGGATGTAAGTCGCTCGACAAGCAAGGGCACATTGTCGCCTTCATTGTAACAGGGAATAACGAGTGATGCCAGCAGGGATTCCATAGATACTCACTTCTTATTCCGATTCCGCAACGGGCAGCAGGGTATGATGCCGTCCCAATGATTGCGCTGAACACAAACCTGAATGGGAGATTGCTTTGGCTGGTGCGAACCTGCCCCCCATAAATGCCGCATAAATTCGCCTGACAGTGCTCCGCCCAAGGGCACAACGCTTGTGCAAGAGAGTCATGTCCTTCTGCAACTAGCGCAGACTGAAACAATTCCTAATTTTCAAAAAAGATACACAGCTCGCGGGCAGCCTGCAAGTCCATAAAAATATTATGCCGTACAATAACGATTTGCTCTGGATTATATGCATTTTTGATCTGGCGCAAAACGGGCTCGGAGTTGTTATGCGTTTCGCGCATAACCCCATAATAATCAAGCACCAGCACCTCTCTGAAATTTCTGGCTAAGGGAATACCCAAATTAAAATTAAATGAGTCCCCGATAACGAGAATTTTTCCTGACGCCACCGCCGTATTTTTATAGTACGTGCCGGCAGACACGTGTGCTCCTCGGCTTTCGGGGAATGCCTCTGCCAGGGCAGAGTCCACGATGTTTTCCCCGACATAGAATTCTGCTGATGGGCACAGATCATTTTCATTCATGAAGTCATTTATCCCCACTAAATGTGCCAGATCCGACCGTGTCGTGCAGGGGCTAAAATCCGTGGGAGAGAATTGCCGCCGGACGGGCTGCTTGAAACGTTCAGCGATCATTTCCGATATCATCACTGTGAATGGCGACCAGGACCAGTGAAAATTTTTTTGAGGATATGGCGAATAACATTTTGCCAGCTTCAGGGTTTCTTTAAACGGATACAGAAAATAATGGGCATCACGGGGATGCAATGCTTCAAATTGGGCGACAGCCAAAGCCACGGGGTGATTTTCGGGTGTTTTTTTCTTTATGATCAGTCGTAAGTATTGAGGGAGTTTATCATAGTTAAATAAGGGACTTGTCGGAACAGCCAGCATGATGACAGGCGTTTTTGCCCTATTAAAAAGCTCCGCTGCATACGTCATGCCTGCAAGCTGCTGCGTATCAAGGGGGCTTCCATTTCCTGATTCGCCAGCGGATTCATAAAGTTCTTCGTATCTTATTTTACTCTGTTGCGCCTCAAGCAAAAAGGCGGTCCCGTCTTTGCCGAGCGCAACCAGCTTTGAGGGAGAAACGCCAAATACCTTCAGCTCAAGCAGACGATAGGACGTTATAAACTGTTTGCGGAATCCTATTCTGTCATCAAGCCAAGATTCCACACCCCTGGTAAAGGGTCCTATCCCTGCAAAATTTTCCGGGAGAGCGGGGAATTCCGTTAGCATCCGGTTCTCTGACGATACTTTTCCCGTAAGATTAAAGAAAAGAAGCGGCAGTATGATGATCATCGCAAAAAATGCGCAGTAAACAGCGTTGAAAATGCGCCCGGCACACATTGTTAAAACCTGAAGTAGAGGAAAGGCGTGTACGTGGAATTAGCCAGAAAAACAATGGACATAGCCATGCCTCCCAAGGAAAATAGACTTTCGTAAAGCCAGGAATGCGTAACCCTGTCACGAAACCATTCAAGTACGGGCATGCTGAAAATACAGCCGGCTCCTACGAAAAAAAGACTGCGCATATTTGCCAATTCGTAGAAAAGAGGTTCCGGCATCATGTGGGACCAATCAAACAATGCCACTGTAAAATTTGCGGCTTCAGCAAAGGTGTTACTGCGAAAAAGAACCCATCCCAGCATGATCACCAACAGGGAATATCCGTGGCGCGTTACCGCCGGTAATTTCCGGTATGTGTTTGAGAAGCGCCGTTCAAGAATCAAAAAGATCCCGTGCCAAAGCCCCCAGGCCACAAAAGCCCAGCTTGCTCCATGCCAGAGGCCGGTTGCCAGAAAAACAATCAAAAGATTACGATAGGTTCGCGCAGAACCGTGCCGGTTCCCGCCCAAGGGGATGTACAGGTAGTCTCTGAACCAGGTTGAAAGCGATATGTGCCAGCGGCGCCAGAAATTTGTCAGGCTGTCGGCAATATAAGGATAATTGAAGTTCTGACAGGTATGGAAGCCGAACATCAGGCCTATTCCGATCGCCATGTCGGAATAGCCGGAAAAGTCAAAATAAATTTGTAACGTATATGCCGTCACGCCGAGCCAGCCCAGCGGCAGTGAGGCGGAACCGGCCGGGAGTGCAAATACCGCATCGGCGATCGTTCCCACGCTGTTGGCTATCAGCACTTTTTTGGCCATGCCGAATGAGAAAAGGCGCAGGCCAAGCGCAACATTGTTCAGCGTAACACTGCGATTCGAAATTTCCTTTTTAAAATCCTGGTACCGTGCAATCGGGCCCGCCAGCAATTGCGGGAAAAACGCAAGGTACATTCCAAAATCAATAATATTTTTTTGCGCTGAAAATTGTTTTCTATAAATATCAATAAGATAGGCAAGGCCCTTAAATGTAAAAAAGGAAATTCCAATAGGGAGCGGAATTGCTGTGCTGGGGGGAGAGCAGGTGATTCCAAAAATTCCCAGTGCATCAATTGCAGATCGGACTATAAAGGTTACATACTTGTAATATCCAAGGCAAAAAATATTTGCCAATATGCCCAGGACAAGCGCAAAGCGCGCAGACAGGGAGTCGCTGGAATGCAATTTCTCAACAATTATCCCTATGGCATAATTTATAATAATTGAAAAAATAAGAATGACAACATGTGCGGATTCTCCCCATGCATAAAATAGCAGACTGGCGCTTAAAAGGAAAAAATTTTGCCACTGTTTTTTTGTAATACAGTAGCAACAAAAAACGATCGGGAAAAAAATAAATAAAAATATAAACGAAGTAAAAAGCATGGCGCGCACCAATCTATATATCTGGTTTGAAATTCATACGTAATTTTTTGACAGCTTTAAAGACTTCTCACAATATTCAGCACTGAAAATTGCGGGATATGAAAAGAATAAAAATCTTATGAAGCAGGACATTACTAATATAAAGTAGTTTCAACCTGATCTGGCAGTAGCCTCTTGAAAGCGTAATGTAATCCCGCTTTGATGTATGAGCGCACCATCAACCGGCGCCGTGCCCGGAATTTCCCCATGGAAAATTTTAACCAAAACATCATCAAATACAAGGCCGGATTTCTTAATCAGGCCGCCGCACTCGGCAACATATCCAAGATCTGCCGCATCACGGACCTTTCCAGGGATGCGCGTTACCGATATCAAACAGCGCGAAACGCCTCCGGCGTCTCGCGCTGTTTGAAGTCAGTCGAAATAACCCAGTATAAAAGCTGGATGAAAAAAACGACAGAGCAGGCTGTTATAGGATTTGTTATGGAGCTTCCAGCTCACAGGCAGGTGCGGACCGGCAGCGAACTCCGCAAAGAAAGCGCGTTCATTTCGCCATCCCGTGTGGCTCCGCTTGGCTGCGGCACAGCCTGACTTCAATGAGACAGCGTCTTGCCGCCCTGGAGAAGAAGCCCTGAAGAGGGACTACGCTCACTGAAGCGCAAGGGCAGGTATTGGACGCAAAAAACAGGATATTGAGGCCTGCGAGGACAGAACGCCGGCACTGCAAGGGAGCCGGGAGCGCCTATCAGCAGATATTCGTGAATACGTTTCCAGATGAGCGACAGCCGGATTTTACCCCGCTAAAATCTTTATTATTGATAGCCCAGTAACAGACAAAAAGAGGTAAAGCCGCCTTTGCTCCGCCGCAGCGAAGCGCAGGCGGATGGCTGGTGTCGGGAGAATCCTGAAAACTGTGCTAGCCGTTGCTGCGCCGGCGGCTTGCTTGAGCCGTTCACGGCGAAGCCGTGTTACGGAACAAGACAGCGTCGCTACGGATAGCGACAGTGACTTCCCTGGACACAATTTCGCATACCTGAGTGCTGTCTTCAGCCGTCGCTGGCACTGCTGCCCTTATCCGAACGGCTCACAAGCTCGCCTACGGCTAAAGCTCCTGCGTCGCAACGGCTGAAGCAAGATTTTTCGGCGCTGGCAAGGAAAATGGCGCTTTTTGCGTGGAAACCGACCGGAAGGCGGTCCAACGGGCCGTGCCCGTTGACGAGCGTAGCGAGCTTACGGGCATCGAGAGCAGAGATGTACTCAGGTACGTGAGCAGCAAAAAGCGCCGGATGACGCCGCCGGTGCCGAAAAGGCCGGTTTTGACGGATAATCACGATAAATAACAGACCGGCAAAACTGAAATTAGATGCGTTTGCCCTGACGCCCGTGCAGACTTTCCTTGTCGGAAAAAATTCCGGAAGGAAAAGATGGAAGAACGCAACTAACCGGAAAAGGGAATCCGTCAGACAGGAAAGAACTGCCAGATCAAATCTGAGTTACTACAACTAATAATAGCGTTTTAATACTATTTGCGCTTTGTTATAATCTTTCGGCACGCCAATGTCGATAAACATTCCTGTTGTGACCAGAATGCGCATATCATGCTCTGTCACAAATCGCTGCAGAAAATCCTGTTCAAGTGAAAAGGCTTCGCCAATCGGAAAGCCGTCCAGCAGATGTACAGGCATAATATAGCAGCCTGCATTTATGATCCCTGCTCCGGCCTCCCCCTTTTCCTCAAACTTCGTGACCCGGCCGTCAGATATCTGCAGCCTTCCGTAACGGGCGGCATCGTCCACATGGCGGCCTATCAGAATGGGGACGCCGTACCGCTGCCAAAGGCGCTCAGCTTCTGAAAAATCCAGATCAAGAAATGTATCGCCGTTCATGACAAATACATGATCATTACGGCAGGACTCAAGCGCCAGCCGCAACCCCCCGCCTGTGCCCAGCGGCTTGTTCTCTCTGACACAGCAAATTTCCATGTCGGCAAATCGTTGTCCCACGGTCTGAATGACCTGATCTGCCATGTACCCGACCGAAACTACAATCCTGTGGAACCCCTTTCCGGCAAGATGCTTGAGCAGAATATGCAGAAAAGGCACGCCACCCACCGGAGCCAGAACCTTTGGCCGGTCAGAGACGATACTTCGCAGTCTGGTTCCTTTGCCCCCAGCCAAAATTACGGCTTCCATTCCGTCCCATTTCGAATCAGTCATCTAACGCCCTCTAAATCCACCAGGACTGCACGCCCTGCTGGCTGAAATGCGCCGGCACAATTTCACCGCTGAGTTTGCCCAGCTCGCGTACCACATTCATGCGTTTTTCCGGAGGTACGATAAACATCATGAACCCGCCGCCACCCGCGCTGGAAACTTTACCCGCCACGGCTCCCGCCCGAATGGCTGTCTCATAGCTCTCTTCAATACGAGGATTGGAAATAAGTTTTGCTGACCGTTTCTTGCTTTCCCACCCATTTCTGAATGATGCGGCGAGCCCTTCAAAATCCCCCCGTAGAAGACTTTCCTTCATCTTCAGGGCTTCGTCCTTCATTTTAAGCATTGCTTCCAGAGAGCCTTTGTCGCTGGAATTGACGCTTTTGCTCTGAGCTTCGATAATATTGGCAGAATCTCTTGAAATTCCTGTAAAATACAATAAAATTGAAGATTCAAATTCCGTAAGTATCCAGTTCTTGATGCGAAGAGGATTGATGACGGCCCGCTCTTCCTCATAAAATTCCATAAAATTGAATCCGCCAAAAGCGGCCGCGTATTGATCCTGTCGCCCGCCCTGCAGTCCGCAATCCTTGCGTTCAATAATATAAGCCGTTTTCGCCAGTTGATAGTCATCTATAGGTATGTTCAGATATTCCACATAGGCGCGGAGCATGGCCACAACGAGCGTTGATGAAGATCCCAGGCCTGAACCGGGAGGGGCTTCACAGAATGTGCGCAACTCAAGCGGCAGCGCTTCACCATGGTTGTGGTTTTGAACAATATAGTTGTATACGGCCTTGTGCAAAATAAGATCGCCCGTAAGGGGGATTGGACCATCAAGCGTGTACGAAAATTTTTGTTGGGTATCGGTGCCCTCAAATTTGACCGTGCCGTCAGCGGTTGGCGCCACTGACGCGTATGCGTAACGGTCAATAGTCGCATTTAGTACATAACCGCCATAACTATCCGTAAAAGGCGACACATCAGTGCCACCTCCCGCAAGACCAAGACGCAATGGAGCTCGAGAACGTACTATCATAATTATCCCATACAGTGGTTCTAGTCTGTCAGATGTTTTTCCGATTGTCTGAATACCCAGAACTTCATCCCTAAAAAATTGATGCAGACAGAAAGCGCCGTGGCAATGCA
This genomic window contains:
- a CDS encoding phosphatidylinositol-specific phospholipase C/glycerophosphodiester phosphodiesterase family protein, which codes for MIIIRHRRNTVAELEATEHGYGIEVDIRSFGDALVTHHEPFVKGPLFDDWLQSFHHKTLILNVKEEGLEDRVLDLMRKHGITDFFFLDQSFPFLVKTAGTGEKRCAVRVSEFESIETAMSLAGKVDWIWVDCFTRFPLAHASAARLMDAGFKLCIVSPELQGRHAASEVPLMRQLLQKEDIPFHAVCTKEPKLWS
- a CDS encoding glycosyltransferase family 2 protein, which encodes MESLLASLVIPCYNEGDNVPLLVERLTSLQEQSSDLEFLIVDNGSTDGTSGLFIDAAASHKHIRTVRVEKNQGYGFGILCGLREARGRYLGWTHADLQTDPADIVRALSLLSAERRPERVFFKGLRQGRPLGDRIFTAGMGIFESVLFMCPLWDINAQPNLFHRNLFKSWKNPPHDFSLDLYALVAAHKMGYAVRRFPVEFTNRLHGHSSWNINWKAKLKFIRRTIDFSLKLRRRQHL
- a CDS encoding MBOAT family O-acyltransferase, with protein sequence MLFTSFIFLFIFFPIVFCCYCITKKQWQNFFLLSASLLFYAWGESAHVVILIFSIIINYAIGIIVEKLHSSDSLSARFALVLGILANIFCLGYYKYVTFIVRSAIDALGIFGITCSPPSTAIPLPIGISFFTFKGLAYLIDIYRKQFSAQKNIIDFGMYLAFFPQLLAGPIARYQDFKKEISNRSVTLNNVALGLRLFSFGMAKKVLIANSVGTIADAVFALPAGSASLPLGWLGVTAYTLQIYFDFSGYSDMAIGIGLMFGFHTCQNFNYPYIADSLTNFWRRWHISLSTWFRDYLYIPLGGNRHGSARTYRNLLIVFLATGLWHGASWAFVAWGLWHGIFLILERRFSNTYRKLPAVTRHGYSLLVIMLGWVLFRSNTFAEAANFTVALFDWSHMMPEPLFYELANMRSLFFVGAGCIFSMPVLEWFRDRVTHSWLYESLFSLGGMAMSIVFLANSTYTPFLYFRF
- a CDS encoding nucleotidyltransferase family protein, whose amino-acid sequence is MTDSKWDGMEAVILAGGKGTRLRSIVSDRPKVLAPVGGVPFLHILLKHLAGKGFHRIVVSVGYMADQVIQTVGQRFADMEICCVRENKPLGTGGGLRLALESCRNDHVFVMNGDTFLDLDFSEAERLWQRYGVPILIGRHVDDAARYGRLQISDGRVTKFEEKGEAGAGIINAGCYIMPVHLLDGFPIGEAFSLEQDFLQRFVTEHDMRILVTTGMFIDIGVPKDYNKAQIVLKRYY
- a CDS encoding GHMP family kinase ATP-binding protein; amino-acid sequence: MIVRSRAPLRLGLAGGGTDVSPFTDSYGGYVLNATIDRYAYASVAPTADGTVKFEGTDTQQKFSYTLDGPIPLTGDLILHKAVYNYIVQNHNHGEALPLELRTFCEAPPGSGLGSSSTLVVAMLRAYVEYLNIPIDDYQLAKTAYIIERKDCGLQGGRQDQYAAAFGGFNFMEFYEEERAVINPLRIKNWILTEFESSILLYFTGISRDSANIIEAQSKSVNSSDKGSLEAMLKMKDEALKMKESLLRGDFEGLAASFRNGWESKKRSAKLISNPRIEESYETAIRAGAVAGKVSSAGGGGFMMFIVPPEKRMNVVRELGKLSGEIVPAHFSQQGVQSWWI